Proteins encoded by one window of Acinonyx jubatus isolate Ajub_Pintada_27869175 chromosome X, VMU_Ajub_asm_v1.0, whole genome shotgun sequence:
- the LOC106985365 gene encoding protein SET-like has translation MSAPAAELGKKLNSSHDGSGETTEKEQQEAIEHIDEIQSEIDILNEQASKEILKIEEKYNKLRQPFFQKRSEAIAKIPNFWVTTFVNHPQVSALLGEEDEAVLHYLTRVEVAEFEDTQSGYKIDLYFDENPYFENKVLSKEFHVNESGDASLKSTEIIWKSGKDLTKRSSQAPNTGSRKRKYEEPESFFAWFTNHPDADVDELGELIKDDIWPNPLQYYLLPDTDDDDEELEEEEEEEEEEEEEEEEEEEEGEGEEEKKEEEEEGEDDDKGEKGEPDDDKEREPETHAA, from the exons ATGTCGGCGCCGGCGGCCGAACTCGGTAAAAAGCTCAACTCCAGCCACGACGGGTCCGGCGAGAccacagaaaaagaacagcaagaagCGATTGAACATATAGATGAAATACAGAGTGAAATCGACATACTTAATGAACAAGCCAGCAAGGAGATCCTGAAAATCGAAGAGAAATACAACAAACTCCGCCAACCGTTTTTTCAGAAGAGGTCGGAAGCGATCGCCAAAATCCCAAATTTTTGGGTAACAACATTCGTCAACCATCCACAAGTGTCTGCGCTGCTTGGGGAGGAGGATGAAGCAGTGCTGCATTACCTGACAAGAGTTGAAGTGGCAGAATTTGAAGATACCCAGTCAGGTTAcaaaatagatttatattttgatgaaaacCCTTACTTCGAAAATAAAGTTCTCTCCAAGGAATTTCACGTGAATGAGAGTGGTGATGCATCTTTGAAGTCCACCGAAATCATATGGAAATCTGGAAAGGATCTGACGAAACGTTCAAGTCAGGCACCGAACAcgggcagcaggaagagaaagtaTGAAGAACCTGAGAGCTTTTTCGCCTGGTTCACTAACCATCCTGATGCAGACGTGGATGAGTTAGGCGAGCTCATCAAAGATGATATTTGGCCAAATCCACTGCAGTACTACTTGCTTCCTGatacagatgatgatgatgaagaattagaagaggaagaagaagaggaagaagaagaagaagaggaggaagaggaagaagaagaagaaggggaaggagaagaagagaagaaggaagaggaagaagaaggtgaAGATGATGACAAGGGGGAGAAAGGCGAGCCGGATGACGACAAAG agagagagccagagacacacgCAGCGTGA